The following is a genomic window from Melitaea cinxia chromosome 24, ilMelCinx1.1, whole genome shotgun sequence.
GACGCTGAAACTCATCACGACGCTCATGACCGTTGTGACAACCACGGCTATTGCGGCGACACTCACGACTGGGGTTGCGACTACCGCGGGGGCTCGATACTACGATCACGCTCACAATCTGACATTGTAACTGAATCGAAACAAAAACAGAATCGCAAAATCAATCGCTACACAATTACCTACGTATCacgtattaaaacaaaactaaattcaACAAATAACCGGTAAATCGAATAACGTAATCGaacactgaacaaaaaccacttACACACCGATAAGAATACAACAGAACGACcgaaaagaactaaaatatCGATGTAACCACCAATCACCacaaaatattgcaactaactCGCACACTTGCTAAAAACAGATGTATTGTCAGGGGATAGGCCTATAACTTCACATATTTTCTGAATGATAGCTTCCATACCGGAAGCGAAGAGAGACATTTGGTCGTTCAATGTaactaactaaattaattaaattttgaaagtgggGTTGGATCTGATCCCGCTTCTGATGTCAGAGAATTAAGAAGGAGAAGGCATACTTTTCGGCTTAAAGGTATATTTCTCTCTCTCATGATCTCAGAGTACTcactcagtctactgtgggcataagtgggtaatgttgacacaagtaaacacaattaatgatatcaccaaattattataacactggaatcagttaacagaaaggtaacgcagtacggaaggcgggtagcggggggcgaagactaacttcttagcattcgatggattcacggttcaccgtgcgggtaccgagtccatcgtgtggcagagggagtaactcagagcagtgcctaggacttgcgacccaggtgtaggtttaaggaggccccctttgcaatgcgcatcaacgctcaccttcactgctcgagttatacgtcccgcctagccaaattaatcgtaataggtaataattaattcgattgcacaaattaattattgaatgagtctaggttaagctactagcaggatacaacaagtgtatcgtgccaagccagagccaagactgccttagccgaggtgacaccgttcgttttatacacgtcagaacaattcgagtaatataataactgagggtaggtgactatcgaacgatgtgctaggtggcgcgtcgatcaccccactactctaacagctaataattgacaaatgacattatctgaatacacccaagtcaaacacttgacgttccgtattcatactctgcgacataTAGTTATAgctgacgatttttttttgtatgataacAACACATAAAACGAATGTAGACAACAATGAAATGTAATCAATGTATATTTGTACCcattaaagataatataaatatattcatgattaaatatttgaaataaaagtaacgacgatattgtttatatttttatataaacttatattttaatacaaaagatAAGTGTCACGTGCAGTGATTGATATTGACGCATTAACTGTtaagaattatgaaaaaaaaaagttatcagtCATTctaagataaatattaaaattatctccATTCTCATATCTCTTTTCAGCTCTCACTGTATAGCCCCATTAAAGGCCCCTTGTACGTTAGCGCTTagcgcttatttttataaaatatcatgcACAACCcacaaacaaacacaacaaagaTATTAGTGAAAAATTATAGGTCTAGCGAAACATTAATCGACTGATTCacatttttaaatctgtatatatattattgtttgtctatatgtcctttataaaatcgtaaactttgcatttgatcatatcatgatcttcagcagtgttgtgcatgagctcTCAAAGGTTTCGGAGTTGCTgcgaccaaaaaaataaaataaaaaaaaacgtagcaacgcACACAGTGTAGCTAGTTACTctacactacacactacactacactagtagtacagctagttttattatatgtatttttggttAATGCAAttgataattttagttattaaaatacttcaacAATGTTCGAATTTAAcacattgtaataaattattaaaacaattttgctTTTGCCATTTTTGGATAAGCTACACAACTacataaattttacattataaagcACTATAGtctactatttttaaccgacttcaaaaaaggaggaggttactcaaatcgaccgtatttttttaaatgtatgttcggggataactccgtcgtttatgaaccgattttggtaattctttttttttttttttgttgaaaagtagATCCTAGAGTagatccctagtttggtaccatgataaagaaaccaggatctgtacgtctaccatgagtttccagagacgatacacgttagcgagtgtagtagaaaatttgtatggcaaGTTGAGCAGCGCCTCTACCGGATACTATTGTTACTATATTTGGTACCATAAGTTTTCTCAGGACAGTTAAGTTAACTACACTCGTAAATGTCATTCTAGAGCGccgatattttcatacaattcgctaccatgagtaacatatttgacagatgtcaccctgtttaacgttactattatagttgcgtcactcacttgaaaaaatcgtgcgagaagtttataattattaggtttatatactatttaattgcattatatttGGTAGAACATAGCCCCGttcctaaaacacaatttacgatataacaatattattttctatattcaatttacgaaataatataatacaaattatacaatttatttagaaaattatgatcacgatttacgttaataaagaaagagataaataaccataacacttaaataaacacttactttttcatataatccACCATGTTCGAACTGGGAAGCATTagttctcattttttatattttgttgttttaggattattgtataacaattaaacaatatgaTTGTTTCACAAGTGTTTGACAACAACTTAAGTTAGACATTTAAACTGacggaataaattgaaaaaatttagaagttCTTGAGCTCGCATGAATACACTGTAATATGCTGCTTTGCATTTTTGtcggattattttaaacttcgttTAGACCTCACTTCATTCGAAAGTCATCATGTttactctttcttttttctatacggaagaaagagataaagatattagtaactaataccaatataacggatttaaaactataagtctTATCGAGTGCTCGATAGACTCTATAGTGAAATTCAGAAATACTCGTAATAGGTATGGTATAGATAACTATTTCTGTTGCGTTTCTACGTTTACTACTGTAGTTATGTCATGTGCGCTTGTAACAaaaactcatggtagacgtactgatgatggaatctcagagaaatcgaggaaaactctcgaaaatccgcataactttttactgggtaccgattctgatgatttttaatttaatcgaaagccgatttttatcatgtggttacatttaaatgtcatcgagatctgattacaacttttggagtaatctttgataatgcgtatttacttaatattttttcgtctacctacgttgtattacttgtcgatataattgaagtcggtttttcttcgtttgcctgcagacacaattatttattattaaaaaaaaaaacaattgaaataatttactttaaaacgCTCGCATTTAATAGTTTTTCAATTACttgtaaagtataaaatttacaaaaaatgtttaatacgATAAGTACAATACCttacaccatttttttttataattattacagtGCAAGATCCAACCACATGGCAAAATCCCCTACGAGCAGTTGCCCAGCACGATTTCCAGGCATCATCTCCTCAAGAAATGAGCTTCAGTGCTAACCAAGTTCTAACAATCGCACCCCAACATCTTCAGGGTAACCTCTGGAACTCAGGTTGGCTTATGGCCTCCACAGATAGACAAACTGCTGGATTAGTCCCAGTCAATTATATAAAAGTTGTTAAACCTGTAAGTCAAAgtgaaaatgttaataatacagCTAGTAAATCAAGTGATTCTCCTGATCAATGTAACGAAAAGTTAGAGAAATATTACAACCAGGagctttaattataaatatagtttttgaaaCTGCAAACATCGATTTTTGTTATTGTACAGTTAATTTGAcaaaatgtctaaaatattaCTGTCTCCCCTGCATGCAATCTCCTTTTGTATTGTTcagaaatttaaatgaaatggtACAGCTATTATGTACAACTGAAATgctatcaaaaatattcaattgaaaaattgcatatgatattaaaagactataaatatatttacacaatattaagatttattaattattattttttttaccatttggttgtggtttatttttaattgcctttttcttattaattagcAAAATGATAATTGCTTTTAATCTACAAAAAACTGCAAATTTAAATAGAGGATACATTGTAAATGACCAAATTAATTGTTGTATTTAACAAAGCCAGGTGATTTATgtttttctttgaaataaacaaagggcatttttaaactttttggtGAATGacaaaatctttaaaaacttACTTTGTTTGccaggattaaaaaaaaatatgtttattattgtgttttatctgtatataattagtttaatgtcttaatgtaattgttaattaattcggaaattttattatctgtggtattgtaaaatgaaattatattaaattgatggttacatattttttgtaaaattgtttttacattgaaaaatattttatttgtaattatgtatataacacGTTAAACGCCATGAGGGACACCAGTTGGGCCTCACTTGTTTGGTCCATGGGACCAGCTTAAAAAtccttatttacaaaatttttatgataagtttttattgcactacCATTCCCATTCTTAAagatcttacttatttttccttacactaaataacatatttttctgagtcatattttttaagttggcTCTGGCTCGCGGTCATGTGGTGTCCCCCATGGCACAAacagaaaaattacaaaatcaaagCGGCGCGGCGTTTAACgtgttaagaaaatattaaatttaatgggTAGCGATATTAATGAGATTTGTAGCTATGGGCTTGATATGGGATtcaaaaagaatatttcaatTGTTTAATTTTGCCTTTTAAGTTCTCTCTTcattctttttagtaaaatgtGATGTGGTGATGACGTATGTGATgactgatttttataataaaattatattgactACTAATTCTAtctttgttttgatataattttactcGTTTATGCTTAAATAAAATCGAGGAGTATATTGGTTTGAAAACATCTTATCTTTATCctgtgtattattatattttgtctcTGAAAATATTAGGGGAGATTTGAaaattagttttctttttaatatcatcatcatcatttcagcttatcacagtccactgctggacataagcctccacaagttgcacaagcaaaaaatggcgtgaactcatgtgtttgtgTTTTAATATACTCGTAAGCTATTAATATTAAGCGGAGTAACAAAATGTTTATATCTCTtgtctttataataatttagacaCTTGTTGAAATACCATTTATTCgggaaacaaaatattatttcattattcatttaattaaaaaaagaaaattaatcaatcaattgGGAACCTTAGTTTTTGgtcaaatacattaaaaaaaattaaattcacatTCTGCACTAAAGTACAAGAAGTAGTCTATTCACGTTTGCTAATTAGGTTAAAGTAAATTAGCAAGCCGTGTTCATATTGAACAATTACAGTCAGCTATTGACATGGTACAAAAGCgtctgtaaattttaaaaatggataCCGCTAATAGAAGCTTGTATGTTATATAAGGTAAACTTGACAagtattcaaaaatttaaagtttgtatctatttttaaccgacttccaaaaaaggaggaggttctcaattcgactgatttttttttttttttttttttatgtatgttacatcagaacttttgactgggtggaacgatttcgacaaattttcttttaatcgaaaggtggtgtgtgccaattggtcccatttaaatttatttgagatctaacaactacttttcgagctatatctaataatgcgtttttacttgacgcttttttcgtcacctacgttgtattataccgcataactttctactggatgtaccgattttgataattctttttttgttggaaaagagatatccctagtttgatatcatgataaggaaaccaggatctgatgatgggatcccagagaaattgatggaaattcttgaaaatccgcaataactttttactgggtgtaccgattttgataatttttaatttaatcaaaagctgatgtttattgtgtggtcacatttaaattttatcgagatctgataactacttttgagtaatctttgataacacgtagttacttgactattttttcgtcgatatacgttgtattacttgtcgatgtaattgaagtcggttttttttcgtttgtctgcaaacacaattattgaagttTGAggataaataatacacattatcaGACTagtatcacttcagcctatcgcagtccattgacggacatagtcctccacaagttcacaataaaattatacctatatataacaaCATAGAAGCGATGTTAAATACTTGGGTATTGAAGTTTGACGTTAAATAATGGTCTAAGATCCCGATATAAAACGACCTTCACCGAGATGTTTATTTGatgaaatgtattattatatatatctcatGCTATGCCCTCTTCTATCGCATGGTTGGGACCTCTCAGTTGCATACATTCACTCGCAGCAATATTTCACTTTTCAAAATTCGACAACCGGAATTCGGGACTGATTTTTCGCAGGCAACCCTATACCATCGTGAAGATCGTTTTATATCGGGATTCTATActataatacacattattagtcTTTAGTGTCACTTCatcaccatcacttcagcctttgGGGAGCGTGAGGAACAGGTTGTGCAATTCCTCATCccccatcgaaaagggaggttcctccgaccagacgagtgttgtgtctggtgggctaccgcctcgacggttgttgtcgggttcttgtatacaTACATGTTCAATTGCTCTGATAActtgatatcgcgatgtagggtATGTCAGTTCTTAGTTCGTATGTTGAGCGATATATTTTGCTAcaagcctatcgcaatccattgctggacataggcctccacaagttcgcgccaaaaatggcgcgaactcatgttttttgcccaGTCACCACACTGAGCAGGCAGGTTGgtgccgcagggctggctttgtcggaTTGAAGACACTGCTACCTTCCATCTTtcgtataattatatcatacaaTTGGTGGATAAGAGATCTATATTACAAAACCATATTTTATAACTTGacatttagtatttaaaaacttGAGatcatgtttttaattaaacataggTAGctgtatgtataaaattattttttacatatccAAGTCCTAATAActgtacaaatataataatacaatacgcgtcttttttatatcattttttgcaCTTTTCAGAATCAGTTTTCTATACCTATAAGTTGTTGAcaggtttttaatttttgaattgtGATAATTAGTCAagcctgatttttttttttttttttttattagataattttaatattgagaaAGGTAACTAAGACAGATCAGTAACCTAAAATAGTGGGTAACCAAGAAACTAtgagtaaaaataaatgaaacgaaattataatatttaagttttattgtaaAGTCATAAGTCTACAAGTAGGGTTCAGGGAACTCGAAAGTTACCTCACGCCCCGTCAACTTCTTGTATACTGACTGGAACGTGTCCACCTGTTAACAAAAAcaacatattacatttaatacagATTCagtttgacaaaaataaataagattccactgaaaataacttttttttagcatatattaatttaatttaaaaatgaattaacattaaaaaaatataactataatatatataattatcaacGTTCTTATGCAGCATTTAATTGTTCTAGTAAGTAACTATTGTGGAAAAGAAAGACATTTCCACATTAGATCAAAAaaacaagaatttcatacaatatcTATCATAACACACCTATTTATGTactttatacaattaaaaattcacttcaagccatgtttattattttaatagcatTAAACATCAGACATAATTATTGTACATGGTTTACAATTAACTAGGGTCAGGTAATTACACATTTGtgacatctataatataaaaatgagtcgctgaatgtgttgctaagcgcaaaactcgagaacggttggaccgatttcgctaattatttttttgaaatattccttgaagtatgaggatggttcttacggagagaaaaattcaaaaaaaaaaaaattaaaatttcctgaaaaagtctgaaaacaacacttttctatactcccatacaaaagatttgtgatgataatacttaaaagtcaatttgaactttaataccatacgataaagtttgtgttaggcgatacgaagttcgccgggtcagctagtttttaataatactgtAAACAAAGCAgcttattttgtttgataaatgCCTCACACTTAGGATTTTCCACACCCACAACAATATACATAGCTAAAGTATTATTAACCACGAATAgttatacaatttataattttccaGTTTGCAATATTCAtagattacaaattttgtcagTCAAGTCAGTTGaccacatttaaatattatggtGACATACATAAGGTATACATAtggtttatataatatactatattcactaatagaattttttatgatatactAATATGAATGATTTTGAACTTAACATGTTATGGTAAACATgggctggtttccgcaactcgacgactttgcgcctattttgcgtaaCTTAACATAGAATtcgtcttatttatttttgtattacccacacattagggaattctaaacatttttaatttaataatatcatatcaaaatacaactcttccagcggggatcgaacctgcacgCATAGTactatactttcttgcacatatcaaggttggctggtagaaaatgcattaacgttaagcccgccttttgtacacacttgtattagtgtaattattgtacaatgaagaatttaaataaataaataaatagtagcaTGATGCtctctcctgtcaaagattttctgTAAAAGAACTCACTAGACGGAGCCGCGTcacttagaaccgaatataaaatcatcagaTCAAAAATTTTCGATCTAAGCACCGACACAGTCAGTCGGAAGTGCAGGTTtgatttgatatgatattaaaaatgttaaacttaCGCCGAGTgtcacgaaacaaaattaaaatttaagtagcgattaaactaatttaatcacaagaatttcatacaatttttgcGATTAAATtggtttaatcactacttaaattttaatttcttttcgtgcaacttggtgataaaatgtttgatattaaGGATTTACATATCACCATTACATATTGTTATTCAAACTTTTGTGactatttaattagataaacaattaaaaggTCGTTAGGTCTTAATGCAATGagttttgttatgataatgCTAATTTTGTCAATTAGGTACTATAATATAAAGTGAATCATTcacaaaataacttttaacaaaaacaagtttattttttttaagctatgATTGTTCAAATACTCTATCATAgtctaagttttattaaaaataatttctgttgaattaaattattgcttaaattaattttcttttatccacacaattagtttaataataaataatactcatgTTTATATTTACCTTGTGTTCAATGGTGGTCTGCTGATTCTTGTCAAGGTGCACTTTGATCAGTTGTGATCCGTCGAGTTTCACCCTGATCCTCTTGCCGACAATCTCAGCAGGAAAGACAAGATCCTCGAGGATAGCATCATACACGGACGTCAAAGTCCTGTAATAATCATATTGTTTGTAgtgctattattttaataagatttagTGATTTCATATTATTCTTTAGTTTTTGCAGAAATAACAGGGGCAAACATGTTGCCGACCtgctccaggagctctggttaccttactcaccactggGACAAACAACTTAAGAGCAGTGTTTACTTATTCAGGATATAGGATTACCTTCAATTAGTTTTGACGTTACCCACTTTTGATTTGgcaatactatttaaaatttgtaaaaaaaaaagaaaatctccCCCTTTCTAAAAATAGTGGCCTattcccagctgtgggatgttacagactgaatcaatcaatgatcaaaaatatattaaatgatgcatatatatgattttatgtaaacattgttttttgtttgttttttttttatgcttcaGCTTGTCTACTAGATAAGGCTGTATTAGCTTTAAATCCACCTTTTGAACAATGATTAagttgtgtaataaattttttaataaacaaaatagaataacttttattttaccttGATCTTGGCCTCTTCTGTTTGTTAGCGACACGTGTCTTGTGGCTAGGTTTAGGTAGAATTTTACGGTCACCAATGAACACGACATGCTTGCCGCTGAATTTCTTTTCCAATTCACGGACCAGTCTGATTTGAATCTTCTGGAAAGCCTTCAGCTTGGGCATGGGCACATAGATGATGATTGACTagaaattaatcaaataattaaattattaccaaGATTTTAATTTACAGATCAACCGACAGTGaaacagtatttatttataagtattttaaaatggaATGAGCTagaagtaatatataaaaactgcAGAATAAGATGTACACTATTAATTTGGATTTTAATCAATTAGAGTTTGAATACAttcttaacaataaacaaaacatcACCGGACGTATCGGATACTTCATtctcacaatttttattttaatagttgtaTAACATTTCCAAACGAAAATATgtacaattaataaatagtattttgatGTTATAATTCTGTAGTTACTTACCTTTTTATTATGGAGTTCAATTTCCTTAGCTTTAGTAATGTAAAGCTCCCTTAGTTGGGCCTTCAGGTCAGAGTTGGTCTCCAACTCGACCAGCGCCTGAGAGATCGAGGTTTCGAAGCCATCAGGCTCGGCAGCGCTCGCTTTGATGATTTTCGTACTCATCTGGAAAGCCAACAATCACTTTATAACCAAACTTTACGATGTATAGGTTAGAACACTTTTCACcctaaatacaataaatgtacACTTGAGCACATGCAAACAAtaacacttttaaatatataacgcTGTGATATTAACTACTGTTCAATATTATTAGCTTCTTTcactttttacaaataaaaacaatcctGGACACGGAGAACAGGAATTTGTCACTCATAAATATCATGGTAATCTTTACCCTAAAAATTGAACTTTTGTCGTTAATATGTtctttataaagtaaattacgttttagttttaatatttgaagAACGAATGcgttaaatttacaattatttaaaaatatattcgggATATAACCACCTTGAACACTGAGCGGGAGCAAAAGAGACAGATACAGAAAATGTCAAAATTGTGATCAAGTGAGTGTTACCAACTCAGATTCAACTAAAAACAAA
Proteins encoded in this region:
- the LOC123665702 gene encoding 40S ribosomal protein S7, encoding MSTKIIKASAAEPDGFETSISQALVELETNSDLKAQLRELYITKAKEIELHNKKSIIIYVPMPKLKAFQKIQIRLVRELEKKFSGKHVVFIGDRKILPKPSHKTRVANKQKRPRSRTLTSVYDAILEDLVFPAEIVGKRIRVKLDGSQLIKVHLDKNQQTTIEHKVDTFQSVYKKLTGREVTFEFPEPYL